The segment ACTACCTTCATTTGTGAAGTTGGCCTATGATGGCCTTGCGCTTACTATTTAAACGTGCATCAGAATTACTTCTTTCTAAAACAATTAGCCCAGCAGCTAGATCAACAGCTTAGGGGATATACCTTGCAAGCTGCATTCAGTCAGGAAAAGGATGAATTGATGCTGGCCTTTTATCAGGGGGAACGGGAGTTTTATCTCAAGGCTATCCAAACCTCCACTTTTTCCAGTTTGCAATTCCCCCTAACGTTTAACCGTGCAAGGCAGAACTCAGTGGACCTTTTCTCTAATCTGGTGGGGGAAGAAGTGTTGGAGGTGAGCGTACACCAGCAGGAACGCAGCTTTTACATCAGGTTCACTCATGAACGTGTACTTTTATTTAAACTGTTCGGGAACCGGTCTAATGTAGTGCTGTTTGTACAGAATCAGGCGGTTGAGTTGTTTCACCGGAAACTTGCCAAAGACCTGGAACTGGATTACAAAACAATGAACCAGAACTGGCACCTGGAGAAAGAAACGTTTCTACAAGCTCCTTTAAACCTAAAAAAGCTTCTGCCTACACTAGGGGACCTTCCGTGGCTTTACCTGCAGGAGAAGGGGTATGAAACTCTTCCTCCCAGCAGCCGATGGGACATGGTAACAGAGATGATGGAGTTGCTGGAGAACCCCACCTCCTACTATCTCACTACCCATAAGAAACTGCTCCGCCTTTCACTGCTTCCAATAGGCGACATAAGAGAGGCTTTCGAAGACCCAGTCACCGCACTAAACGCCTTTGTGCCCCAGTACCGGTCACAGGAGTACTTTCAGAAAAACTATGCCGCTACCCACAAACAACTCAGCAAGCAGCTAGACGGTGCACAGAAAATATGGTGGCAGATTCAGGAACAGCTGGAACAATGGCACCACGGTACTCCCTACGCCCAAACCGCCGATGTCATCATGGCCAATCTCACCAACATTCCGGCTGGAAGCAAAGAAGTAGAATTGTTTGACTTCTATTCAGATACTACACGGCTCTTTAAGCTACATGCAACGGAAACACCGCAGAAAACGGCCGAGCGGTTGTATAAAAAAGCGAAAAACCAAAAGATAGAGCTGCGGCTATTAGAAGAACGTGCTGCAAGGAAGGAAGAGGAAGTAGAGAGGCTTACTACCCAATTGCAGGAATTGGAAAGCTTGACTACCACCCCTGAATTGCGGCAGTTTCTGAAAAAATATACTCCTACGCAAGCTACAGTTCAGGTGGATCTTCCCTACCACACGTTTGAGACCATGGGGTTCAAAATACTAGTAGGCAAAAATGCGAAGGCCAATGATAAACTCACCCTGAAGCACACGCACAAAGATGACCTATGGCTGCATGCCAAAGATGTGCCGGGTTCTCATGTGGTCATTAAGTTCCAGTCTGGAAAATCCATTCCTACGCCCGTGGTAGAAGCCGCAGCGCAATTGGCAGCCTTCTACTCCAAACGTAAATCTGATAGCCTCTGCCCTGTCCTATACACGCCAAAGAAATATGTAAGGAAACCTAAGGGTGCTACCCCGGGGTCTGTGATAGTGGAACGAGAAAAAGTA is part of the Rufibacter tibetensis genome and harbors:
- a CDS encoding NFACT RNA binding domain-containing protein, with the protein product MHQNYFFLKQLAQQLDQQLRGYTLQAAFSQEKDELMLAFYQGEREFYLKAIQTSTFSSLQFPLTFNRARQNSVDLFSNLVGEEVLEVSVHQQERSFYIRFTHERVLLFKLFGNRSNVVLFVQNQAVELFHRKLAKDLELDYKTMNQNWHLEKETFLQAPLNLKKLLPTLGDLPWLYLQEKGYETLPPSSRWDMVTEMMELLENPTSYYLTTHKKLLRLSLLPIGDIREAFEDPVTALNAFVPQYRSQEYFQKNYAATHKQLSKQLDGAQKIWWQIQEQLEQWHHGTPYAQTADVIMANLTNIPAGSKEVELFDFYSDTTRLFKLHATETPQKTAERLYKKAKNQKIELRLLEERAARKEEEVERLTTQLQELESLTTTPELRQFLKKYTPTQATVQVDLPYHTFETMGFKILVGKNAKANDKLTLKHTHKDDLWLHAKDVPGSHVVIKFQSGKSIPTPVVEAAAQLAAFYSKRKSDSLCPVLYTPKKYVRKPKGATPGSVIVEREKVMLVKPENPFRQN